Proteins co-encoded in one Flavobacteriaceae bacterium MAR_2009_75 genomic window:
- a CDS encoding translation elongation factor 2 (EF-2/EF-G) gives MARDLKYTRNIGIAAHIDAGKTTTTERILFYTGVSHKIGEVHDGAATMDWMEQEQERGITITSAATTCTWKFPMENAQELPDTKDYHFNIIDTPGHVDFTVEVNRSLRVLDGLVFLFSAVDGVEPQSETNWRLADNYKVPRIGFVNKMDRQGANFLNVCKQVKEMLGSNAVPIVLPIGDEADFRGIIDLAKNRAIVWHDENFGSTFDVVDIPEEMKAEVKEYRAALIEAVAEYDEELMEKFFEDEDSITEEEVHAALRAAVMDRAIIPMVCGSSFKNKGVQFLLDCVCRYLPSPIDKDDIVGTDPETGESITRSPNVKEPFSALAFKIATDPFVGRLAFFRTYSGRLDAGSYILNNRSGKKERISRIYQMHSNKQNAIDFIEAGDIGAAVGFKDIKTGDTMSSEKAPIILESMDFPDPVIGIAVEPKTKADVDKLGMALAKLAEEDPTFQVKTDEASGQTIISGMGELHLDIIVDRLRREFKVEVNQGQPQVEYKESLTRDADHRETYKKQSGGRGKFADIVFTMGPVEDEEAEGLEFVNQIKGGNVPKEFIPAVEKGFKDAMKNGPLAGFEMDSMKVVLKDGSFHAVDSDSLSFELAAKLGYKAAAKAAGAVLMEPIMKIEVLTPEENMGDIVGDLNRRRGTISNMSDRAGSKVVKGTVPLSEMFGYVTSLRTLSSGRATSTMEFSHYAETPSNIAEEVIKAAKGVTA, from the coding sequence ATGGCAAGAGATTTAAAATATACAAGAAATATAGGTATTGCTGCGCATATTGATGCCGGTAAGACGACGACTACTGAAAGAATCCTTTTTTATACTGGTGTGAGCCATAAGATAGGGGAGGTGCATGACGGTGCGGCGACTATGGACTGGATGGAGCAAGAGCAAGAGCGTGGTATTACCATTACTTCTGCTGCTACTACGTGTACATGGAAGTTTCCTATGGAAAATGCACAAGAATTACCTGATACAAAAGATTATCACTTTAATATTATTGACACGCCTGGTCACGTTGATTTTACGGTAGAGGTTAACCGTTCTTTACGTGTGTTAGATGGTTTGGTGTTTTTGTTTAGTGCCGTTGATGGTGTTGAGCCACAGTCGGAAACAAACTGGCGATTAGCTGATAATTATAAGGTGCCACGTATTGGTTTTGTAAACAAAATGGACCGCCAAGGGGCCAACTTCTTGAATGTGTGTAAGCAGGTTAAAGAAATGTTGGGTTCAAATGCAGTTCCAATAGTATTGCCTATAGGTGATGAGGCTGACTTTAGAGGTATAATCGATTTAGCTAAAAACAGAGCTATTGTTTGGCATGATGAGAATTTCGGTTCAACATTTGATGTTGTCGATATTCCTGAAGAAATGAAAGCTGAGGTTAAAGAATATAGAGCTGCTTTGATTGAAGCTGTGGCTGAATATGATGAGGAGTTGATGGAGAAATTCTTCGAAGATGAAGATTCTATCACCGAAGAAGAAGTTCATGCGGCCCTAAGAGCTGCCGTAATGGATAGGGCTATCATTCCTATGGTTTGTGGTTCTTCCTTTAAAAATAAAGGGGTGCAGTTTTTATTGGATTGTGTTTGTAGGTATTTGCCTTCACCAATCGATAAAGATGATATCGTAGGTACTGATCCTGAGACTGGTGAATCTATTACTAGGAGTCCTAACGTTAAGGAGCCATTTTCGGCATTGGCGTTCAAAATCGCTACTGATCCTTTTGTGGGTCGATTGGCTTTCTTTAGAACATATTCTGGCCGTTTAGATGCTGGTTCTTACATATTGAACAACCGTTCGGGTAAAAAAGAACGAATTTCTCGAATCTACCAGATGCACTCCAATAAACAAAATGCTATCGATTTTATCGAAGCTGGTGATATTGGTGCAGCTGTAGGTTTTAAAGATATTAAGACTGGTGATACCATGTCTTCCGAGAAGGCTCCTATTATTTTGGAGAGTATGGATTTTCCTGATCCTGTAATCGGTATTGCAGTTGAGCCTAAAACTAAGGCTGATGTAGATAAGTTGGGTATGGCTTTGGCCAAATTGGCTGAAGAAGATCCTACTTTTCAGGTGAAAACAGATGAGGCTTCTGGTCAGACCATTATTTCTGGTATGGGTGAACTTCACTTAGATATTATTGTAGACCGTTTAAGACGTGAATTCAAAGTTGAGGTTAACCAAGGTCAGCCTCAGGTAGAATATAAAGAATCTCTTACTAGAGATGCTGATCACAGAGAGACTTATAAGAAACAATCTGGTGGTCGTGGTAAATTTGCGGATATCGTATTTACTATGGGGCCTGTAGAAGATGAGGAAGCTGAAGGTCTTGAATTTGTAAACCAAATCAAGGGTGGTAATGTTCCTAAAGAGTTTATACCTGCTGTTGAGAAAGGGTTTAAAGATGCTATGAAGAATGGTCCTTTGGCTGGTTTCGAGATGGATAGTATGAAGGTCGTTCTTAAAGATGGTAGTTTTCACGCGGTGGATTCTGATTCATTATCTTTCGAATTGGCAGCGAAATTGGGTTACAAAGCTGCGGCTAAAGCTGCAGGTGCGGTACTTATGGAGCCGATTATGAAGATTGAGGTTCTTACCCCTGAAGAAAATATGGGTGATATCGTAGGCGATTTGAACCGAAGAAGAGGTACTATCTCTAATATGAGTGATAGAGCTGGATCAAAGGTTGTAAAAGGTACGGTGCCATTATCTGAAATGTTTGGATATGTTACTTCATTGAGAACTCTATCGTCAGGTAGGGCGACGTCAACAATGGAATTCTCTCATTATGCTGAGACTCCATCCAATATTGCAGAAGAAGTTATTAAGGCAGCTAAAGGTGTAACCGCTTAA
- a CDS encoding SSU ribosomal protein S10P: protein MSQKIRIKLKSYDHNLVDKSAEKIVKTVKTTGAVVTGPIPLPTHKKIFTVLRSPHVNKKSREQFQLSSYKRLLDIYSSSSKTIDALMKLELPSGVEVEIKV from the coding sequence ATGAGCCAAAAAATTAGGATAAAACTAAAATCTTACGATCATAACTTGGTAGATAAATCTGCTGAAAAAATCGTAAAAACGGTGAAGACTACAGGAGCAGTGGTTACTGGACCTATTCCTTTACCAACGCATAAAAAGATATTTACGGTATTGCGCTCGCCGCACGTAAATAAAAAATCTAGAGAGCAATTTCAGTTAAGTTCTTATAAGAGACTTCTGGATATTTATAGCTCTTCATCGAAAACTATCGATGCCCTTATGAAGCTTGAGCTTCCGAGTGGTGTTGAAGTTGAGATCAAGGTTTAA
- a CDS encoding LSU ribosomal protein L3P: MSGLIGKKVGMTSIFDENGKNVPCTVIEAGPCVVTQVRTDEVDGYTGLQLGFDDKAEKRANKAETGHFKKAGTSPKKKVVEFKGFEGEFKLGDTVGVDMFTEGEFVDVVGTSKGKGFQGVVKRHGFGGVGQATHGQHNRLRAPGSIGAASYPARVFKGMKMAGRMGGERVTVQNLRVLKVVPEKNLLVVKGAVPGHKNSYVTIQRWE, from the coding sequence ATGTCTGGGTTAATAGGAAAAAAAGTAGGCATGACCAGCATCTTTGACGAGAACGGAAAGAATGTTCCGTGTACCGTTATCGAAGCGGGGCCATGTGTGGTTACCCAAGTCAGAACCGATGAAGTTGATGGTTATACAGGTCTTCAACTTGGTTTCGATGACAAGGCAGAGAAACGTGCTAACAAGGCTGAAACAGGTCATTTTAAGAAAGCAGGTACCTCTCCGAAGAAAAAAGTCGTTGAGTTCAAAGGTTTTGAGGGAGAGTTCAAATTAGGTGATACGGTCGGTGTAGACATGTTTACCGAAGGAGAGTTTGTTGATGTTGTAGGAACGTCAAAAGGAAAAGGCTTTCAAGGTGTTGTTAAACGTCACGGTTTTGGTGGTGTGGGTCAGGCGACTCACGGTCAGCACAACAGATTAAGGGCTCCAGGTTCTATTGGTGCGGCTTCTTACCCTGCAAGAGTATTCAAGGGTATGAAAATGGCAGGTAGAATGGGTGGTGAACGTGTTACTGTTCAAAACCTTCGAGTGCTTAAGGTGGTTCCGGAGAAGAATCTTTTAGTTGTAAAAGGTGCGGTACCAGGTCATAAAAATTCTTACGTAACTATACAAAGGTGGGAGTAA
- a CDS encoding LSU ribosomal protein L4P: protein MKVAVLDIKGKETGRKADLSDSVFAVEPNEHAVYLDVKQYLAHQRQGTHKSKERAEIAGSTRKIKKQKGTGTARAGSIKSPIFRGGGRIFGPRPKDYSQKLNKNVKRLARKSALSIKSKENAIVVVEDFSFDTPKTKEFKDILKSLGIENKKSLIVLGDSNNSVYLSSRNLKDSEVVTSSEISTYKIMNANSIVLLEGALEGLESNLNKN, encoded by the coding sequence ATGAAGGTAGCAGTTTTAGATATCAAAGGAAAAGAAACGGGTAGAAAGGCAGACCTTTCTGATTCAGTTTTCGCAGTAGAGCCAAATGAGCATGCTGTCTATTTAGATGTTAAGCAATACTTGGCTCATCAGAGACAAGGTACGCACAAGTCGAAAGAACGTGCAGAAATTGCTGGTAGTACACGTAAGATCAAGAAGCAAAAAGGTACTGGTACGGCACGTGCTGGTAGCATTAAGTCTCCTATTTTTAGAGGTGGTGGTAGAATTTTTGGTCCTAGACCTAAAGATTATAGCCAAAAGCTGAACAAAAATGTGAAACGATTGGCTCGTAAATCTGCTTTAAGTATAAAGTCTAAAGAGAATGCCATTGTCGTAGTTGAAGACTTCAGTTTTGATACTCCGAAAACTAAAGAATTTAAGGATATTTTGAAGTCCTTAGGCATTGAAAATAAAAAGTCTCTGATTGTCTTGGGTGATTCAAATAATAGCGTATATTTGTCTTCGCGAAATTTGAAGGACTCAGAAGTCGTAACTTCCTCAGAAATAAGCACTTATAAAATAATGAACGCAAATAGTATTGTGTTGTTGGAAGGTGCTTTGGAAGGGTTGGAGTCGAATCTAAATAAAAATTAA
- a CDS encoding LSU ribosomal protein L23P, whose translation MSVLIKPIITEKMTAESELYNRYGFIVDPKANKIQIKDAVEATYGVGVKKVRTMNYGPTRKTRYTKTGIQHGKTNSVKKAIVDVVEGDIIDFYSNL comes from the coding sequence ATGAGCGTGTTGATAAAACCAATTATAACCGAAAAAATGACCGCTGAAAGCGAGTTGTACAACCGGTATGGTTTCATAGTGGATCCTAAGGCGAACAAGATTCAAATTAAGGATGCCGTTGAAGCTACTTACGGAGTTGGGGTCAAAAAGGTTAGGACTATGAATTATGGTCCGACTAGAAAAACGCGATATACCAAAACTGGTATTCAGCATGGTAAGACCAATTCGGTCAAGAAAGCGATTGTCGATGTCGTTGAAGGTGACATCATCGATTTTTACAGTAATCTATAA
- a CDS encoding LSU ribosomal protein L2P, whose translation MSVRKLKPITPGQRFRVVNGFDAITTDKPEKSLLAPLKKSGGRNSQGKMTMRHRGGGHKRRYRVIDFKRDKQDVAATVKSIQYDPNRTAFIALVEYADGEKRYVIAQNGLQVGQEITAGASVAPEIGNALPLSNIPLGTIISCIELRPGQGAIMARSAGTFAQLMAKDGKFVTVKMPSGETRLILSTCVATIGAVSNSDHQLLVSGKAGRSRWLGRRPRTRPVAMNPVDHPMGGGEGRASGGHPRSRNGIPAKGYRTRVRTKKTNRYILERRKK comes from the coding sequence ATGTCAGTTAGAAAATTAAAACCTATCACTCCAGGACAGCGTTTTAGAGTAGTAAACGGATTTGACGCGATTACTACTGATAAGCCGGAGAAGAGCTTGCTCGCTCCGTTAAAAAAGTCAGGAGGTAGAAACAGTCAAGGAAAAATGACCATGCGCCATAGAGGTGGAGGTCATAAAAGAAGGTATCGTGTTATCGATTTTAAAAGGGATAAGCAAGATGTTGCGGCAACCGTAAAATCGATTCAGTACGATCCAAATAGAACTGCCTTTATCGCATTGGTTGAGTATGCTGATGGTGAAAAGAGGTATGTTATTGCGCAAAACGGATTGCAAGTAGGTCAAGAAATTACTGCTGGTGCTTCCGTTGCTCCTGAAATAGGAAATGCATTGCCTTTGAGCAATATTCCTTTAGGTACTATAATATCTTGTATCGAGTTGAGACCTGGTCAAGGTGCTATTATGGCGCGTAGTGCAGGTACTTTTGCTCAGTTAATGGCGAAAGACGGTAAGTTTGTGACTGTTAAAATGCCTTCTGGTGAAACAAGGTTGATATTGTCTACATGTGTGGCGACCATTGGAGCCGTTTCAAATTCAGATCATCAGTTATTGGTATCTGGTAAGGCTGGTAGAAGTCGTTGGTTGGGTAGAAGACCTAGAACAAGACCGGTAGCGATGAACCCTGTCGATCATCCAATGGGTGGTGGTGAAGGTAGAGCTTCTGGTGGTCACCCAAGGTCTAGAAACGGTATACCTGCAAAAGGTTACAGAACCCGTGTTAGAACCAAGAAGACGAATAGATATATTTTAGAACGTAGAAAGAAATAA
- a CDS encoding SSU ribosomal protein S19P yields MARSLKKGPYVHYSLEKKIQQNVSSGKKSVIKTWSRASMITPDFVGLTIAVHNGRQFVPVFITENMVGHKLGEFSPTRSFRGHAGAKNKGKK; encoded by the coding sequence ATGGCACGTTCATTAAAAAAAGGACCTTACGTTCACTATAGTTTGGAGAAGAAAATCCAACAAAATGTATCTTCAGGTAAGAAGAGTGTGATTAAGACGTGGTCGAGAGCATCAATGATTACACCTGATTTTGTAGGTCTTACCATTGCAGTTCATAACGGGAGGCAATTTGTTCCTGTTTTTATTACTGAAAACATGGTAGGTCACAAATTAGGCGAATTTTCTCCGACGAGATCTTTTAGGGGTCATGCGGGAGCTAAGAATAAAGGAAAGAAGTAA
- a CDS encoding LSU ribosomal protein L22P (manually curated), with translation MGVRKKQMAERIKAEKKQLAFAKLNNCPTSPRKMRLVADLIRGVEVEKALAILRFNPKEASRKLEKLLLSALANWQAKNEDASVEEASLFVSEIRVDGGTMLKRLRPAPQGRAHRIRKRSNHVTLVLGSNNNTQS, from the coding sequence ATGGGAGTTCGAAAAAAACAAATGGCCGAAAGAATTAAGGCTGAAAAGAAGCAGTTGGCATTTGCCAAATTGAACAACTGCCCAACCTCACCGAGAAAAATGAGATTGGTTGCTGATTTGATTAGAGGTGTAGAGGTTGAGAAGGCTTTGGCTATTCTTAGGTTCAATCCGAAAGAGGCATCTCGTAAGTTGGAAAAGTTATTGCTTTCAGCTCTAGCGAACTGGCAGGCAAAGAATGAAGATGCAAGTGTTGAAGAAGCTTCTCTTTTCGTTAGTGAGATTCGTGTTGATGGTGGTACTATGTTGAAGAGATTACGACCAGCTCCGCAGGGAAGAGCTCATAGAATTAGAAAGCGTTCAAACCATGTGACATTGGTTTTGGGGTCTAACAATAATACACAAAGCTAG
- a CDS encoding SSU ribosomal protein S3P: MGQKTNPIGNRLGIIRGWESNWYGGNDYGDKLAEDNKIRKYIHARLAKASVSRVIIERTLKLITITVTTARPGIIIGKGGQEVDKLKEELKKITNKEVQINIYEIKRPELDANLVAASIARQIESRISFRRAIKMAIAAAMRMNAEGIKVQISGRLNGAEMARSESYKDGRIPLSTFRADIDYALQEAQTTYGKLGIKVWIMKGEVYGKRDLSPLVGMTKGQSGKGGDKRDGGKRPRRRK, from the coding sequence ATGGGACAGAAAACAAATCCGATAGGAAATCGTCTAGGAATCATCAGAGGTTGGGAGTCTAACTGGTATGGTGGAAACGATTATGGTGATAAGCTAGCTGAAGATAACAAGATACGTAAATACATTCATGCGCGTTTGGCTAAAGCAAGTGTGTCAAGAGTCATTATCGAACGTACTTTAAAGTTGATTACCATTACTGTGACTACTGCAAGACCTGGTATTATTATCGGTAAAGGTGGTCAAGAGGTCGATAAGCTTAAAGAAGAGCTTAAGAAAATCACTAATAAAGAGGTTCAGATCAATATTTACGAAATTAAAAGACCTGAGCTCGATGCAAATTTGGTAGCCGCGAGTATCGCTCGTCAGATAGAAAGTAGAATTTCTTTTAGAAGAGCTATTAAAATGGCTATTGCCGCGGCGATGAGAATGAACGCCGAAGGTATTAAGGTTCAGATTTCCGGTCGATTGAACGGTGCTGAAATGGCTCGTTCAGAATCATATAAAGATGGTAGAATTCCTCTTTCTACGTTCCGTGCAGATATCGATTATGCTTTGCAAGAAGCACAGACAACTTATGGTAAGTTGGGTATTAAGGTATGGATCATGAAGGGCGAGGTTTATGGAAAACGAGATCTTTCACCATTGGTTGGTATGACCAAAGGGCAGTCTGGTAAAGGAGGAGATAAACGAGATGGTGGTAAAAGGCCACGTCGTAGAAAGTAA
- a CDS encoding LSU ribosomal protein L16P, which yields MLQPKRTKFRKMQKGRMKGIAGRGFQLSNGMFGIKTLDSKFITSRQIEAARIAATRYMKRQGQLWIKIFPDKPITKKPLEVRMGKGKGAPEYFVAVVKPGRVLFEVAGVPMDIAKEALRLAAQKLPVRTKFIVARDYVEETI from the coding sequence ATGTTACAGCCAAAAAGAACCAAGTTTCGAAAGATGCAGAAAGGCCGCATGAAAGGTATTGCGGGCAGAGGTTTTCAATTGTCGAACGGTATGTTCGGAATCAAGACTTTGGATTCTAAATTTATAACGTCACGTCAGATAGAGGCAGCGCGTATTGCAGCTACCCGTTATATGAAACGACAAGGGCAGCTTTGGATTAAGATTTTTCCGGACAAGCCTATCACCAAGAAACCTCTCGAGGTTCGTATGGGTAAAGGTAAAGGTGCTCCCGAGTATTTTGTTGCCGTTGTTAAGCCTGGTAGAGTTCTTTTTGAAGTCGCAGGTGTGCCTATGGATATTGCTAAAGAGGCCTTGCGTCTTGCAGCTCAAAAATTGCCGGTGCGTACCAAGTTTATCGTCGCCCGTGATTATGTTGAAGAAACAATTTAA
- a CDS encoding LSU ribosomal protein L29P — MKNKEIKELSVEELKQRLAEYKKQHADLKMAHFVTPLENPLQIRTARRTVARLATELTNRENQ, encoded by the coding sequence ATGAAGAATAAAGAAATAAAAGAATTATCTGTCGAAGAGCTTAAGCAAAGGCTTGCCGAGTATAAGAAGCAACATGCAGACCTTAAAATGGCACATTTTGTTACACCGTTAGAAAATCCTCTTCAGATAAGAACGGCTAGAAGAACAGTGGCTAGGTTGGCAACGGAATTAACTAATAGGGAAAACCAATAA
- a CDS encoding SSU ribosomal protein S17P: protein MEEKRNLRKERVGVVTSNKMEKSIVVAEVKRVKHPMYGKFVLKTKKYVAHDEKNDCKEGDTVKIMETRPLSKTKCWRLVEILERAK, encoded by the coding sequence ATGGAAGAAAAAAGAAACTTAAGAAAAGAGAGAGTAGGGGTAGTAACCAGTAACAAGATGGAGAAGTCTATCGTTGTTGCAGAGGTTAAACGAGTAAAACACCCTATGTACGGAAAATTCGTTTTAAAAACGAAAAAATACGTTGCTCACGACGAGAAGAACGATTGTAAAGAAGGAGATACCGTGAAGATAATGGAGACGCGTCCTTTGAGCAAGACCAAATGTTGGAGATTAGTAGAAATCTTAGAAAGAGCTAAATAA
- a CDS encoding LSU ribosomal protein L14P has translation MLQQESRLKVADNTGAKEVLTIRVLGGTKRRYASIGDKIVVTVKEATPNGGIKKGAVSTAVVVRTKKEVRRPDGSYIRFDDNACVLLNPTGEMRGTRVFGPVARELRDKQFMKIVSLAPEVL, from the coding sequence ATGTTACAGCAAGAATCAAGATTAAAGGTAGCTGACAATACCGGTGCTAAAGAGGTTTTGACCATTAGAGTTTTAGGTGGTACAAAACGTAGATATGCATCGATTGGCGATAAGATCGTTGTTACCGTTAAAGAGGCTACACCAAATGGTGGTATTAAAAAAGGTGCTGTATCAACGGCAGTAGTGGTTAGAACAAAGAAAGAGGTTAGAAGACCCGATGGTTCTTATATCCGTTTTGATGACAATGCATGTGTATTGTTGAACCCTACCGGCGAAATGAGAGGTACTCGTGTATTTGGCCCCGTGGCTCGTGAGCTTCGTGACAAGCAATTTATGAAAATCGTTTCATTAGCCCCTGAGGTACTTTAA
- a CDS encoding LSU ribosomal protein L24P: MNKLKIKTGDTVRIIAGDHKGTEGKVMTVDREKNKAIVEGANMVSKHEKPSAQNPQGGIVKKEAPLHISNLALIDPKSSEVTRVGYEMRDGKKVRFSKKSNEVI, encoded by the coding sequence ATGAATAAGTTGAAGATAAAAACAGGAGATACGGTTCGAATTATCGCCGGTGACCATAAAGGTACCGAGGGTAAGGTGATGACTGTTGATCGAGAAAAGAACAAAGCGATCGTTGAAGGTGCTAACATGGTGTCAAAACATGAGAAGCCAAGTGCACAGAATCCTCAAGGTGGCATCGTAAAGAAAGAAGCTCCTCTTCATATCTCAAATCTAGCGCTTATCGACCCAAAGTCGAGTGAAGTAACTAGGGTTGGTTATGAAATGAGAGACGGAAAGAAAGTTCGGTTTTCTAAGAAATCCAATGAAGTAATATAG
- a CDS encoding LSU ribosomal protein L5P has translation MAYVSRLKKEYRERVISALKDEFGYKNIMEVPKLQKIVVSRGIGAAVADKKLIDHAVEELSNITGQRAVPTMSKKDVAAFKLRKGMPIGAKVTLRGERMYEFLDRLITSALPRVRDFQGIRATGFDGRGNYSLGVTEQIIFPEINIDKINRINGMDITFVTTAQTDKEAKSLLTELGLPFKKN, from the coding sequence ATGGCTTACGTTTCAAGGTTAAAGAAAGAATATAGAGAGCGTGTTATCAGTGCTCTTAAAGATGAGTTCGGTTATAAGAACATCATGGAGGTGCCAAAACTGCAAAAGATTGTAGTGAGTAGAGGTATCGGAGCTGCCGTTGCAGATAAGAAGTTGATTGATCATGCTGTAGAAGAGCTTTCGAATATCACTGGTCAAAGAGCCGTACCGACAATGTCAAAGAAAGATGTCGCGGCCTTCAAATTGAGAAAAGGTATGCCGATCGGTGCTAAAGTAACATTGCGTGGTGAGAGAATGTATGAGTTCTTAGATCGCTTGATTACATCAGCGTTACCTCGAGTTCGTGATTTTCAAGGAATTCGTGCTACTGGTTTTGATGGAAGAGGGAATTATAGCTTAGGGGTAACCGAGCAAATTATCTTTCCTGAAATCAATATCGATAAAATTAATAGGATTAATGGTATGGATATTACCTTCGTGACCACAGCACAAACCGATAAGGAGGCTAAGTCGCTTTTAACTGAATTAGGATTACCATTTAAAAAGAACTAG
- a CDS encoding SSU ribosomal protein S14P, which translates to MAKESMKARERKRAKTVEKYAEKRKALKEAGDYEALQKLPRNASPVRMHNRCKLTGRPKGYMRTFGISRVMFREMANKGLIPGVKKASW; encoded by the coding sequence ATGGCTAAAGAATCAATGAAAGCCCGAGAGCGCAAAAGGGCAAAGACAGTAGAGAAATATGCCGAGAAAAGAAAAGCTTTGAAAGAAGCTGGTGATTACGAGGCTTTACAAAAATTGCCAAGAAACGCTTCTCCTGTTCGTATGCACAATCGTTGTAAACTTACAGGTAGGCCTAAGGGTTACATGAGAACTTTCGGTATCTCTAGGGTTATGTTCCGAGAGATGGCCAATAAAGGTTTGATTCCTGGGGTTAAGAAGGCAAGTTGGTAA
- a CDS encoding SSU ribosomal protein S8P produces MVTDTIADYLTRVRNASRAGHRVVEIPSSKVKREITKILFDQGYILSYKFEEDKFQGMIKIALKYDRATKEPVIRKIQRVSKPGLRKYAGSESLPRVLNGLGIAIVSTSHGVMTSKQAKNENVGGEVLCYVY; encoded by the coding sequence ATGGTTACAGATACTATTGCAGATTATCTAACGAGAGTTAGAAACGCCAGCAGAGCTGGACACAGAGTGGTAGAGATACCCTCCTCTAAAGTAAAAAGAGAAATAACTAAAATATTGTTCGATCAGGGCTATATTTTGAGTTATAAATTCGAAGAGGATAAATTTCAGGGTATGATTAAGATCGCTTTGAAATATGATAGGGCTACTAAAGAGCCGGTTATTAGAAAAATTCAAAGAGTAAGTAAGCCCGGTCTTCGTAAGTATGCCGGTTCTGAGAGCTTACCAAGAGTTTTGAACGGGTTGGGAATTGCGATTGTATCTACCTCTCATGGGGTTATGACAAGTAAGCAGGCCAAGAACGAAAATGTAGGTGGCGAAGTTCTTTGCTATGTATATTAA
- a CDS encoding LSU ribosomal protein L6P: MSRIGNNPVAIPEGVTVEIKDNNIVVKGKLGELTQEYSAVEVKVEDGQVWVTRPSNLKEHKAKHGLYRSLVENMIEGVSKGWTKELELVGVGYRASNQGQKLDLALGFSHNIVLDLAPEVKVETTSEKGKNPIVKLTSHDKQLVGQIAAKIRSFRKPEPYKGKGIKFVGEQLRRKAGKSA, from the coding sequence ATGTCAAGAATAGGTAATAATCCGGTAGCGATCCCCGAGGGAGTGACCGTAGAGATAAAGGATAACAATATTGTCGTTAAAGGCAAGTTGGGTGAGTTGACCCAAGAGTATTCCGCTGTCGAAGTTAAGGTAGAAGATGGCCAAGTTTGGGTTACGAGACCTTCTAACTTAAAAGAGCACAAAGCGAAGCATGGTTTGTACCGTTCCCTTGTAGAAAACATGATAGAAGGTGTTTCTAAAGGTTGGACAAAAGAACTTGAGTTGGTAGGTGTAGGTTATCGTGCCAGCAATCAAGGTCAGAAATTAGATTTGGCTTTAGGTTTTTCACATAATATAGTTCTGGATCTTGCTCCTGAAGTTAAGGTCGAGACTACTTCAGAAAAAGGTAAAAACCCTATTGTGAAGTTAACATCTCATGACAAGCAATTGGTAGGTCAGATAGCTGCCAAAATACGTTCTTTCCGTAAGCCTGAGCCTTACAAAGGAAAAGGAATCAAGTTTGTGGGAGAACAATTGCGAAGAAAAGCAGGTAAATCAGCTTAA
- a CDS encoding LSU ribosomal protein L18P yields MALSKSERKQRIRRRIRKVSSGTTERPRLSVFRSNSAIYAQVIDDTEGKTLLSVSSRDENFAKQEGTKSEIATAVGKAVAEKCKEAGIEKVAFDRGGNLYHGRVKALAEGAREAGLNF; encoded by the coding sequence ATGGCATTATCAAAGAGCGAAAGAAAACAAAGAATACGCAGAAGGATCAGAAAGGTTTCTTCAGGTACAACAGAGAGACCGAGATTGTCTGTGTTTAGAAGTAATAGTGCGATATATGCACAAGTAATTGATGATACTGAAGGCAAGACACTTTTGTCGGTATCGTCTAGAGACGAAAACTTTGCTAAGCAAGAGGGCACTAAGTCAGAAATAGCAACTGCGGTTGGTAAAGCTGTAGCCGAAAAATGTAAAGAAGCCGGTATTGAAAAGGTTGCTTTCGATAGAGGGGGTAATCTTTATCACGGTAGAGTAAAGGCATTGGCTGAAGGGGCACGTGAAGCAGGACTTAATTTTTAA